The following proteins come from a genomic window of Natrinema saccharevitans:
- a CDS encoding DUF7385 family protein, translating to MDEIDLEELAASLTLREENQAIKSYQNTVAVACPACDEQFDDLVVCKENPTSLNLSKQLDLCVGSADGKGVIFTHKK from the coding sequence ATGGACGAGATCGATCTCGAGGAACTCGCGGCCTCGCTGACGCTCCGGGAGGAGAACCAGGCGATCAAGAGCTACCAGAACACGGTCGCGGTCGCCTGCCCGGCCTGCGACGAGCAGTTCGACGACCTCGTCGTCTGCAAGGAGAACCCGACGAGCCTGAACCTCTCGAAACAGTTGGACCTCTGTGTCGGCTCGGCCGATGGCAAGGGCGTCATCTTCACGCACAAAAAATAG
- a CDS encoding PD-(D/E)XK nuclease family protein, whose protein sequence is MPSPPALEGTCKLLPAPAPSDTLLAAVADEYAALADDHGPRNVLVLKRHPAGLASLTEALADAPLERADGPRSPRVESLPEHASKTVEAYDPTLDRLEYEERIELISLVIDGASRSVPDYLERAADHEGFSRDVGQLLLEATRQRIRLADLEDPHDCLAFLYAMNDRFHDELTDRGYVERADVIPRAVDLLAADADGLRSRVTASFDAVLAVEFEEYRRLDRRYLAALSADADLVCLGERHASVERTRVEPGRVADVAAEAGLAVEPLEPPRANADGPPHRAITRFLATDEVPTRSAESGGDAGSAAAASAESEPTGRARRLRTDTAREQARAVATEIQSLRDRHGWPFDEFAVAVPRIERVPETRRRLREAGVPTATIGTPSLAEDPAVNELYAVVTCQCERERDGDAIERADADPVGPERDRPDSVAASLDRLRARVPAFSTDLLAETAGSSVRRSLERWIRRTDLKGRIAREEDWVDAREGYEGVRRVLEIAAFVEETDLVGPDWQGLRRMLRRTIQYDAPYVHSVETRPPTGGVTVCAADDLKYDSRRAVFLLDLIDETYPGEQFLTQLFPGAWLRSMPSYPAVTDPSVDAIADTFATVDADDVGDPFETYHAQRSRRWLALGARAAERALYLCSYERGSGGLRRTHDESRYLQLIDATPGLALESVDATAGAAIHGETDAVEALLSQPRGELERLLREASTGGEADLGETEMLFEEIAVVLEDGDIDPELAEAVRSQFEFAAGEVVRDE, encoded by the coding sequence ATGCCGTCCCCGCCCGCCCTCGAGGGAACGTGCAAACTCCTTCCCGCGCCCGCGCCCAGCGATACCCTCCTCGCGGCCGTCGCCGACGAGTACGCCGCTCTCGCCGACGACCACGGCCCGCGGAACGTGCTGGTGCTGAAGCGACATCCGGCGGGGCTGGCGTCGCTGACCGAAGCGCTGGCCGACGCACCACTCGAGCGCGCCGACGGCCCCCGCTCGCCCCGCGTCGAGTCCCTGCCGGAACACGCCTCCAAGACCGTCGAGGCGTACGACCCGACGCTCGATCGCCTCGAGTACGAGGAACGCATCGAGCTGATCTCGCTGGTGATCGACGGCGCGAGCCGATCCGTCCCCGACTACCTCGAGCGCGCGGCCGACCACGAGGGGTTTTCCCGCGACGTGGGGCAGCTCCTGCTCGAGGCGACCCGCCAGCGGATTCGCCTCGCGGACCTCGAGGACCCCCACGACTGTCTGGCCTTCCTCTACGCGATGAACGACCGGTTCCACGACGAACTCACAGACCGAGGCTACGTCGAGCGGGCGGACGTGATCCCGCGCGCCGTGGACCTGCTCGCGGCCGACGCCGACGGCCTGCGGTCACGCGTGACGGCCTCGTTCGACGCCGTGCTGGCCGTCGAGTTCGAGGAGTACCGCCGGCTCGACCGACGCTATCTCGCCGCGCTGTCGGCGGACGCCGACCTCGTCTGTCTCGGCGAGCGCCACGCCAGCGTCGAGCGGACGCGGGTCGAACCCGGCCGGGTCGCCGACGTCGCGGCCGAGGCCGGCCTCGCGGTCGAGCCGCTCGAGCCGCCGAGAGCGAACGCCGACGGGCCGCCACACCGGGCGATCACGCGGTTCCTCGCGACCGACGAGGTGCCGACTCGGAGCGCGGAGTCCGGCGGTGACGCCGGATCGGCGGCCGCCGCGTCGGCGGAATCGGAGCCGACCGGCCGGGCACGCCGGCTCCGGACCGACACCGCTCGCGAACAGGCTCGAGCGGTCGCCACCGAGATCCAGTCGCTGCGCGACCGCCACGGCTGGCCGTTCGACGAGTTCGCCGTCGCCGTCCCGCGGATCGAGCGCGTCCCCGAGACCAGACGGCGGCTCCGCGAGGCCGGCGTCCCGACGGCGACGATCGGTACCCCGTCGCTGGCCGAAGATCCCGCCGTCAACGAACTCTACGCGGTCGTCACCTGTCAGTGCGAACGGGAGCGAGACGGCGACGCCATCGAGCGAGCCGACGCCGATCCCGTCGGACCCGAGCGGGACCGGCCTGACTCGGTCGCCGCCTCGCTGGATCGGCTCCGGGCCCGTGTGCCGGCGTTCTCGACGGATTTGCTCGCCGAAACCGCCGGCTCGAGCGTCCGGCGCTCGCTCGAGCGCTGGATCCGGCGGACGGACCTGAAAGGACGGATCGCCCGCGAAGAGGACTGGGTCGACGCCCGCGAGGGGTACGAGGGCGTCCGTCGCGTCCTCGAGATCGCCGCGTTCGTCGAGGAGACGGACCTCGTGGGGCCGGACTGGCAGGGGCTGCGTCGGATGCTCCGGCGGACGATCCAGTACGACGCGCCGTACGTGCATTCGGTCGAAACGCGGCCGCCGACCGGCGGCGTCACCGTCTGTGCCGCCGACGACCTCAAGTACGACTCGCGGCGGGCGGTCTTTCTGCTCGATCTGATCGACGAGACCTACCCCGGCGAGCAGTTCCTCACCCAGCTGTTCCCCGGTGCGTGGCTGCGGTCGATGCCGAGCTACCCCGCGGTCACCGATCCGTCGGTCGACGCGATCGCCGACACCTTCGCGACCGTCGACGCCGACGACGTCGGCGACCCCTTCGAGACCTACCACGCCCAGCGGTCCCGACGCTGGCTCGCACTCGGCGCTCGAGCCGCCGAACGGGCCCTCTATCTGTGTTCCTACGAGCGCGGCTCGGGCGGCCTGCGCCGGACCCACGACGAGTCGCGGTACCTGCAGCTGATCGACGCGACGCCCGGGCTCGCCCTCGAGTCCGTCGACGCGACGGCCGGGGCGGCGATCCACGGCGAGACCGACGCCGTCGAGGCGCTGCTTTCCCAGCCGCGGGGCGAACTCGAGCGGCTCCTCCGGGAGGCGAGTACCGGCGGCGAGGCCGACCTCGGCGAGACCGAGATGCTGTTCGAGGAGATCGCGGTCGTCCTCGAGGACGGCGATATCGACCCGGAACTCGCCGAGGCGGTCCGGTCGCAGTTCGAGTTCGCCGCCGGCGAGGTGGTCCGGGATGAGTGA
- the uvrA gene encoding excinuclease ABC subunit UvrA: MSKDTIEVRGAEEHNLKDLDVTIPREEFTVVTGLSGSGKSSLAFETVYAEGQRRYIESLSAYARNFLGQMDKPQVETVEGLSPAISIDQKNAANNPRSTVGTVTELHDYLRLLYARVGTPHCPECGREVGEQSAQNMVERILELPEGTKAKLAAPVVRDQKGAFEDLFEELVSEGYARVEIDGEEHDLTMDDPDLDENFDHTVDVIVDRVKVSAEARPRIIDSVETALDEAEGVLKVILPNASEEVAAGLGEEARRTGALGEEREEDDRFVVEFSKDLACTHCGIDVPEIETRSFSFNSPHGACPECEGLGETKEVDEDLVVQDESKPLKHVFEAWSYNRSYYQTRLDAVAEHFDISLSTPFEELDEDVRQAFLYGTDGEVVFKRSTKNGTRRKQKRFEGVIPNLERRYIETDSDSTRDHIEDYMSVTECPACEGTRLKPASRAVLVDGTSITEINAMSIGDALEHFESMEADLTEREKVIAEEILKEIRARLSFMVEVGLEYLTLDREAATLSGGESQRIRLATQIGSGLVGVLYVLDEPSIGLHQRDNDRLLDTLEELRDLGNTLLVVEHDEETMRRADNVIDMGPGPGKRGGEVVVNGSVDEVKECEESVTGDYLSGRKQIPVPDERRDPDGTLTVLGARQHNLTDLDVDIPLGCFTAITGVSGSGKSTLMHEVLYKGLAREMNDNTSVIPGDHDGLEGLDQIETVRLIDQSPIGRTPRSNPATYTGVFDYIRELFAQTKLSKQRGYEKGRFSFNVKGGRCEECGGQGTVKIEMNFLSDVHVPCEECDGARYNDATLDVTYKGKTIADVLEMSVEEAYDFFESSSRIRRRLKLLKDVGLDYMKLGQPSTTLSGGEAQRIKLAEELGKKDSGETLYLLDEPTTGLHSEDERKLIDVLHRLTDDGNTVVVIEHELDLVKNADHVIDLGPEGGENGGEIVATGTPEAVARLEDSHTGRYLRDLLPKVDLEGPRGERVEPVTAPMDDD, from the coding sequence ATGAGCAAGGACACCATCGAAGTCCGCGGTGCGGAAGAACACAACCTCAAGGACCTCGACGTGACGATCCCCCGCGAGGAGTTTACCGTCGTCACCGGCCTCTCGGGGTCGGGCAAGTCCTCGCTGGCGTTCGAGACGGTCTACGCGGAGGGCCAGCGCCGGTACATCGAGAGCCTCTCGGCCTACGCTCGGAACTTCCTGGGCCAGATGGACAAGCCGCAGGTCGAGACCGTCGAGGGGCTCTCGCCCGCGATCTCGATCGATCAGAAAAACGCCGCGAACAACCCTCGATCGACGGTCGGGACGGTCACGGAACTCCACGACTACCTGCGCCTGCTGTACGCCCGCGTCGGCACGCCCCACTGTCCGGAGTGTGGCCGCGAAGTGGGCGAGCAGTCGGCCCAGAACATGGTCGAGCGCATCCTCGAGTTGCCCGAGGGGACCAAGGCCAAGCTCGCGGCACCGGTCGTTCGCGATCAGAAGGGGGCCTTCGAGGACCTCTTCGAGGAACTCGTCTCGGAGGGCTACGCCCGCGTCGAGATCGACGGCGAGGAGCACGACCTCACGATGGACGACCCGGATCTCGACGAGAACTTCGATCACACCGTCGACGTGATCGTCGACCGCGTGAAGGTCTCGGCCGAGGCCCGCCCGCGAATCATCGACAGCGTCGAGACGGCGCTGGACGAGGCCGAGGGCGTCCTGAAGGTCATCCTCCCGAACGCCTCCGAAGAAGTCGCCGCGGGCCTCGGCGAGGAGGCCCGCCGGACCGGCGCGCTGGGCGAGGAACGCGAAGAGGACGATCGGTTCGTCGTCGAGTTCTCGAAGGACCTGGCCTGCACGCACTGCGGGATCGACGTCCCCGAGATCGAGACTCGCTCCTTTTCGTTCAACTCGCCCCACGGCGCGTGTCCGGAGTGTGAGGGGCTGGGCGAGACCAAGGAGGTCGACGAGGACCTCGTCGTCCAGGACGAGTCCAAACCGCTCAAACACGTCTTCGAGGCCTGGAGCTACAACCGGTCGTACTATCAGACCCGCCTCGACGCCGTGGCCGAACACTTCGACATCTCACTCTCGACGCCGTTCGAGGAGTTAGACGAAGACGTCCGGCAGGCGTTTCTCTACGGCACGGACGGGGAAGTCGTCTTCAAGCGAAGCACCAAGAACGGCACCCGACGGAAGCAAAAGCGCTTCGAGGGGGTCATCCCGAACCTGGAGCGCCGGTACATCGAGACCGACTCCGACTCGACCCGGGACCACATCGAGGACTACATGTCGGTCACGGAGTGTCCGGCCTGTGAGGGCACCCGGCTCAAGCCCGCCAGCCGCGCCGTGCTGGTCGACGGGACCTCGATCACCGAGATCAACGCGATGAGCATCGGCGACGCCCTCGAGCACTTCGAGTCGATGGAGGCCGACCTCACCGAGCGCGAGAAGGTCATCGCCGAGGAGATCTTAAAGGAGATCCGCGCGCGGCTGAGCTTCATGGTCGAGGTCGGCCTCGAGTACCTCACGCTCGACCGGGAGGCCGCCACCCTGTCGGGCGGGGAGAGCCAGCGCATCCGGCTCGCGACCCAGATCGGGTCCGGCCTCGTGGGCGTGTTGTACGTCCTCGACGAGCCCTCGATCGGGCTCCACCAGCGGGACAACGACCGCCTGCTCGACACGCTCGAGGAGCTGCGCGACCTCGGCAACACCCTGCTGGTCGTCGAACACGACGAGGAGACGATGCGGCGGGCGGACAACGTCATCGACATGGGGCCCGGCCCCGGCAAGCGCGGCGGCGAGGTCGTCGTCAACGGCTCCGTCGACGAGGTCAAAGAGTGCGAGGAGTCCGTGACCGGCGATTACCTCTCGGGCCGCAAGCAGATCCCGGTGCCCGACGAGCGACGCGATCCCGACGGCACGCTGACCGTCCTCGGGGCGCGCCAGCACAACCTGACGGACCTCGATGTCGACATCCCGCTGGGCTGCTTTACTGCAATTACGGGCGTCTCGGGCTCGGGCAAATCCACGCTCATGCACGAGGTCCTCTACAAGGGACTGGCCCGCGAGATGAACGACAACACGTCGGTCATTCCGGGCGACCACGACGGCCTCGAGGGGCTCGATCAAATCGAGACGGTCCGGCTGATCGACCAGTCGCCGATCGGCCGCACTCCCCGGTCGAACCCGGCGACCTACACCGGCGTCTTCGACTACATCCGCGAACTGTTCGCCCAGACCAAGCTGTCGAAACAGCGCGGCTACGAGAAGGGGCGGTTCTCCTTCAACGTCAAGGGCGGCCGTTGCGAGGAGTGTGGCGGGCAGGGAACGGTGAAAATCGAGATGAACTTCCTCTCGGACGTCCACGTCCCCTGCGAGGAGTGCGACGGCGCGCGGTACAACGACGCCACGCTCGACGTGACCTACAAGGGGAAGACGATCGCCGACGTCCTCGAGATGTCCGTCGAGGAGGCCTACGACTTCTTCGAGTCCTCGAGCCGAATCCGCCGCCGGCTGAAGCTCCTGAAAGACGTCGGGCTGGACTACATGAAACTCGGCCAGCCCTCGACGACGCTGTCGGGCGGCGAGGCCCAGCGGATCAAGCTGGCGGAGGAACTGGGCAAAAAGGACTCCGGCGAGACGCTCTATCTCCTCGACGAGCCGACGACCGGGCTCCACAGCGAGGACGAGCGCAAGCTCATCGACGTCCTCCACCGGCTGACCGACGACGGCAACACCGTCGTCGTCATCGAACACGAACTCGACCTCGTCAAGAACGCCGACCACGTCATCGACCTCGGCCCCGAGGGCGGCGAGAACGGCGGCGAGATCGTCGCCACCGGTACGCCCGAGGCGGTCGCGCGCCTCGAGGACTCTCACACCGGCCGTTACCTGCGGGACCTGCTCCCGAAGGTCGACCTCGAGGGGCCCCGCGGCGAGCGGGTCGAGCCCGTGACCGCGCCGATGGACGACGACTGA
- a CDS encoding ice-binding family protein, producing MNNYTCQWPSGMDYSPSRRTVITSSGLLTAGLAGCLGAVREEDDPKDTSTNAVQTQQPDGPAPVDLGTACDFSILAKSGISSVPNSDVAGDIGVSPIASTAITGFDLTLDATGVFATSTQVGGRVYAANYAEPTPSRLTTAVSDMETAFTDAYGRVPPDVTELGGGNIGGETLTPGVYNWSTDVLIDDDITIDGGPDDTWIFQIAGDLTAASGVTVNLTGGAQPENIVWVVAGGAGVEIGTDANFAGIVLAQTGINVLTNATVDGCLYAQTDVNLQMATVTGCDCDLVDLQVDSACVDEDGEITVTNSNDVSVMVTVTGPDAYEETMEVPAGGSATWGSLADGTYSLETDSIAIGLDITTLDISCDPSVPDVVTTPATEVNGSTATLNGELTDLGDSDTVDVFFEWRELGTDEWIATDSQTLDAPGDFSAGIEGLEPGTTYEFRAVGLANGERVEGATLRFTKTVPGVPEVITEPATEVNGSTATLNGELLDLGDFDSVDVFFEWRELGTDEWTTTAPQTLDAPGDFSAGIAGLEPGGTYEFRAVVVANGTREEGAIIEFTKDEPGAPIVETQVATAVNGSTATLNGELIDIGDFDTVDVFFEWRELGADEWTTTAPQTLDEPGDFSAGIEGLEPGNTYEFRAVVVADGTREDGTIVSFTKAEAGVPDIETEPATEINGSTATLNGELLDLGDFDTVDVFFEWRELGADEWIATDSQTLDEPGDFSAGIEGLELGSTYEFRAVMVANGERFLGTTLTFTKFGPDELAVETEPATEVNGSTATLNGELLELEGETEATVYFLYRIKGTTVWTFTDDAVRTEPGPFSATATNLETGTTYEFRAVAQVGSTVVYGDILEFTKVPDDGDDGDDGDNGKNKKKKKREYKRAKREYEEYKKKYEKGKVNKKQLKKKRHAYESAKREYEELIADCKNAS from the coding sequence ATGAACAATTATACATGTCAGTGGCCTTCAGGTATGGATTACAGTCCATCCAGAAGAACGGTGATCACATCGAGTGGGCTACTCACGGCTGGCCTCGCCGGCTGTCTGGGCGCCGTCCGAGAAGAGGACGATCCGAAAGACACGTCCACGAACGCCGTCCAAACGCAACAACCGGACGGCCCGGCACCGGTCGATCTCGGAACGGCCTGTGACTTTTCGATTCTGGCAAAATCCGGAATATCGAGCGTTCCCAATTCCGACGTGGCGGGAGACATTGGCGTGAGTCCGATCGCGTCGACCGCGATAACCGGATTCGATCTGACGTTGGATGCGACGGGCGTCTTCGCGACATCGACGCAGGTTGGCGGACGGGTGTACGCGGCCAATTATGCGGAGCCGACCCCGTCCAGATTGACCACGGCCGTGAGCGATATGGAAACCGCGTTTACCGATGCGTACGGCCGCGTCCCGCCGGACGTCACGGAGTTAGGCGGCGGAAATATCGGCGGAGAGACGCTTACTCCGGGCGTCTACAACTGGAGTACGGACGTCCTGATCGACGACGATATCACCATCGACGGCGGCCCGGACGACACCTGGATCTTCCAGATCGCGGGGGACCTCACCGCGGCGAGCGGGGTGACCGTCAACCTGACAGGTGGCGCGCAGCCCGAAAACATCGTCTGGGTGGTCGCCGGCGGTGCCGGCGTCGAGATCGGAACGGACGCAAACTTTGCGGGGATCGTGCTGGCCCAGACGGGAATCAACGTACTCACCAACGCGACGGTGGACGGCTGCCTGTACGCTCAGACCGACGTCAATCTCCAGATGGCGACGGTTACCGGGTGCGACTGCGACCTCGTCGACCTGCAAGTGGACTCGGCGTGTGTCGATGAGGACGGGGAGATCACGGTAACGAACTCCAACGATGTCTCGGTGATGGTGACCGTCACCGGCCCCGACGCGTACGAGGAGACGATGGAGGTTCCCGCCGGCGGTTCGGCGACGTGGGGGAGTCTCGCGGACGGAACGTACTCGCTCGAGACCGACAGTATCGCGATCGGTCTCGATATCACGACGCTCGACATCAGTTGCGATCCGTCCGTCCCCGATGTCGTAACGACCCCGGCGACGGAGGTCAACGGCTCTACCGCGACGCTCAACGGAGAACTGACCGATCTCGGCGACTCCGACACCGTCGACGTCTTCTTCGAGTGGCGCGAACTCGGCACGGACGAGTGGATCGCCACCGACTCCCAGACGCTCGACGCGCCCGGCGACTTCAGCGCCGGGATCGAGGGCCTCGAGCCCGGCACCACGTACGAGTTTCGGGCGGTCGGGCTGGCGAACGGCGAGCGGGTCGAAGGGGCCACGCTTCGGTTCACCAAGACAGTGCCAGGTGTACCCGAGGTCATCACGGAGCCGGCGACGGAAGTCAACGGCTCGACGGCGACGCTCAACGGCGAACTGCTCGACCTCGGCGACTTCGATTCCGTCGATGTCTTCTTCGAGTGGCGCGAACTCGGCACGGACGAGTGGACGACCACCGCGCCGCAGACGCTCGACGCACCCGGCGACTTCAGCGCCGGGATCGCCGGCCTCGAGCCCGGCGGCACGTACGAATTCCGGGCGGTCGTCGTGGCGAATGGCACGCGTGAGGAAGGGGCCATCATCGAGTTCACCAAAGACGAACCCGGGGCACCGATCGTCGAAACGCAGGTGGCGACGGCGGTCAACGGCTCGACAGCGACGCTCAACGGAGAGTTGATCGACATCGGTGACTTCGACACGGTCGACGTCTTCTTCGAGTGGCGCGAACTCGGCGCGGACGAGTGGACGACCACCGCGCCGCAGACGCTCGACGAACCCGGCGACTTCAGCGCCGGGATCGAAGGCCTCGAGCCCGGGAACACGTACGAATTCCGGGCAGTCGTCGTGGCCGATGGCACGCGTGAGGACGGAACGATCGTCTCGTTCACCAAGGCCGAGGCCGGCGTCCCCGACATCGAGACGGAGCCGGCAACGGAGATCAACGGCTCGACGGCGACGCTCAACGGCGAACTGCTCGATCTCGGGGACTTCGATACCGTCGACGTCTTCTTCGAGTGGCGTGAACTCGGCGCGGACGAGTGGATCGCCACCGACTCCCAGACGCTCGACGAACCCGGCGACTTCAGCGCCGGGATCGAGGGTCTCGAACTCGGTTCCACGTACGAATTCCGGGCGGTCATGGTCGCGAACGGCGAACGGTTCCTCGGAACCACACTCACGTTCACCAAATTCGGGCCGGACGAGTTGGCCGTCGAGACGGAGCCGGCGACGGAAGTCAACGGCTCGACGGCGACGCTCAACGGCGAACTGCTCGAACTCGAGGGCGAAACGGAGGCTACCGTCTACTTCCTGTACCGCATCAAGGGAACGACGGTGTGGACGTTTACCGACGACGCGGTCCGCACCGAACCCGGACCGTTCAGCGCGACGGCGACGAACCTCGAGACCGGCACGACCTACGAGTTCCGAGCGGTCGCCCAGGTGGGCAGCACAGTGGTGTACGGCGACATTCTGGAGTTCACGAAGGTGCCCGATGATGGGGACGATGGAGATGATGGAGATAATGGGAAGAACAAGAAGAAGAAAAAGCGCGAATACAAGCGCGCAAAGCGCGAGTACGAGGAGTACAAAAAGAAATACGAGAAAGGGAAAGTGAACAAGAAGCAACTGAAAAAGAAACGCCACGCCTACGAGAGCGCGAAGCGCGAGTACGAGGAGTTGATAGCGGACTGTAAGAACGCGTCCTGA
- a CDS encoding PD-(D/E)XK nuclease family protein, producing the protein MSDDDAGVVPTLSADGLRTGLRCPRQYEFAHVHDLAGETAAVDDRVDLLRTALCDALRNADADREALESVAADRLATLWADHDERFHSATQRRHERRVLEATAAAYVEAVGADHAAGIERLEAEATGGELVGPGLPLSSTVEPPGTERGDGAASTPESVRIDAPIDYVTTDGSSLVGVRFVPTVAPLGLLRYRSDWEGDVASLFTDHFDPESAAFDPAPVGALLETAVVLDGLRGLRDRLELGDRTCRYVQIPLADRSGTAVNWVRDDVETSLEIVDLTDGYVDHHTFGMTHEHRNETVDARLAAVAAELVSGPYDPAERWTAIEDHACPTCDYTVCCQDYVAREVEFDG; encoded by the coding sequence ATGAGTGACGACGACGCAGGAGTCGTTCCCACGCTCTCCGCGGACGGTCTCCGGACCGGACTCCGCTGTCCCCGGCAGTACGAGTTCGCCCACGTCCACGACCTCGCGGGCGAGACGGCGGCGGTCGACGACCGGGTCGACCTGCTGCGGACGGCACTCTGTGACGCGCTCCGGAACGCCGATGCGGACCGCGAAGCACTCGAGTCGGTCGCCGCGGACCGGCTGGCGACCCTGTGGGCCGACCACGACGAGCGCTTTCATTCGGCGACCCAGCGCCGTCACGAGCGCCGCGTCCTCGAGGCGACGGCCGCCGCGTACGTCGAGGCCGTCGGCGCCGACCACGCCGCGGGGATCGAGCGGCTCGAGGCCGAAGCGACCGGCGGCGAACTCGTCGGGCCGGGGCTCCCGCTCTCGAGTACGGTCGAGCCGCCGGGGACCGAGCGCGGGGACGGAGCGGCGTCGACTCCCGAGTCGGTGCGGATCGATGCGCCGATCGACTACGTCACCACCGACGGCTCGTCGCTCGTCGGCGTTCGGTTCGTGCCGACGGTCGCGCCGCTCGGCCTCCTCCGGTACCGATCGGACTGGGAGGGCGACGTCGCTTCCCTCTTTACCGATCACTTCGACCCCGAATCGGCCGCGTTCGACCCCGCTCCCGTCGGCGCGCTCCTCGAGACCGCCGTCGTCCTCGACGGCCTCCGCGGGCTCCGCGACCGGCTCGAGTTGGGCGATCGGACCTGCCGATACGTGCAGATTCCGCTGGCCGACCGGTCGGGGACGGCGGTGAACTGGGTCCGCGACGACGTCGAGACGAGCCTCGAGATCGTCGACCTGACCGACGGCTACGTCGATCACCACACCTTCGGGATGACCCACGAGCATCGCAACGAGACCGTCGACGCCCGGCTCGCGGCGGTCGCTGCCGAGCTGGTTTCGGGGCCGTACGACCCCGCGGAGCGGTGGACGGCGATCGAGGATCACGCTTGCCCGACGTGTGACTACACCGTCTGCTGTCAGGACTACGTCGCTCGGGAGGTGGAATTCGATGGCTGA
- a CDS encoding DUF7571 family protein produces MKPCHSCQAVIDEYLLDKQLEPLRDLTVDDFNVCADCVTIVADACVECGNAVYVPRSESVTPDYCPACRSDLIDRTGRDPGWTRDLPSA; encoded by the coding sequence ATGAAACCGTGTCACAGCTGTCAGGCGGTCATCGACGAGTATCTCCTGGATAAACAACTCGAACCCCTGCGCGACCTCACGGTCGACGACTTCAACGTCTGTGCGGACTGTGTAACCATCGTCGCGGACGCGTGCGTGGAATGCGGCAACGCGGTGTACGTCCCTCGGAGCGAATCCGTCACCCCCGACTACTGTCCGGCCTGTCGGTCCGATCTCATCGACCGCACCGGTCGCGATCCCGGGTGGACTCGCGATCTGCCCTCGGCCTGA
- a CDS encoding CBS domain-containing protein has product MEDIFVARVMSTDVYTVAPDTLVEDAAGEMLDNGIGSVVVVDDNNRLEGILTTTDFVRIVAERKPKDQTPVSTYMSTDVVTAGAQDTIRDAADVMVERGFHHIPVVDEDEGVIGMVSTSDLAGYVSRVQSPSPE; this is encoded by the coding sequence ATGGAAGACATTTTCGTCGCGCGAGTCATGTCAACGGATGTCTATACGGTCGCGCCGGACACGCTCGTCGAGGACGCTGCAGGCGAGATGCTCGACAACGGGATCGGCTCGGTCGTCGTCGTCGACGATAATAATCGGCTCGAGGGGATCCTGACGACGACCGACTTCGTCCGGATCGTCGCCGAGCGAAAGCCGAAGGACCAGACGCCGGTCTCGACCTACATGAGTACGGACGTCGTCACCGCCGGGGCACAAGATACCATCCGCGACGCCGCAGACGTGATGGTCGAACGGGGTTTCCACCACATTCCCGTCGTCGACGAGGACGAGGGCGTCATCGGGATGGTCTCGACATCGGATCTGGCCGGCTACGTCTCGCGCGTCCAGTCGCCGAGTCCCGAATAG
- a CDS encoding cold-shock protein, whose amino-acid sequence MANGKVDFFNDTGGYGFISTDSDEVDDDEDVFFHMEDVGGPDLEEGQEVEFDIESSPKGPRATNLVRK is encoded by the coding sequence ATGGCAAACGGTAAGGTTGACTTCTTCAACGACACGGGCGGCTACGGTTTTATTTCGACTGACAGCGACGAGGTAGACGACGACGAGGACGTGTTCTTCCACATGGAAGACGTCGGCGGTCCGGACCTCGAAGAGGGACAGGAAGTCGAGTTCGACATCGAATCATCCCCCAAGGGACCCCGCGCGACGAACCTCGTCCGCAAGTAA